From the genome of Methanosphaera sp., one region includes:
- a CDS encoding right-handed parallel beta-helix repeat-containing protein, with protein sequence MINKKKIFSFIFILIFFIMIISAANAADTNATNDIKKDTTAKLSPELDDSVAEVSQKDIVQNKTQKENIKETTKTQKNAKENTIKQTQKNSKLNTIKETKQDTIKETTVNNYQELYNKIEDIKANSTNLEEVINLNPGDYKITETIVWGNAAHTKKLTINGNNQTINGQDKYRFLHILKGSTLYLNNITIDHCFINRSTSTNGGGAIYNEGETTINNTIIKNTCSSKSTESFSGGAIRNDANLTIINSKIDNCHALNGSGGAIYSSGYYESDQYIESKLIIENSTINNCTTAPNGAGGAIYSSGYAVIENSNFTNNWARNGGALYIINETIKAPNGNYIIRNSNFINNTANWAGAIFNYRESNVTITSSNFTGNKASDIAGAIFGHMLVTNTTIINSTFTNNTALNGYGGAVKNDNNMTIINSTFINNSALNGSGGAIDSEHNMTIINSIFKNNRAKKAGAIVIYGENMNMTGLIIENNNATSREGAIFTGMSCNITINNSTIINNYDMNGTSVYLYTNSASNITISNTTINNTYKANASEPVNITSPIQMENLDIKEVRFTLEDKTITTTKDKKTNMVMINYTFYNVGIIPANVKFSSLFTQNNDFNAIMDVSPVDTQIKIYSYNTTIKTLNNFTIIDATIKTINNKNIVGEIPVDFLINGVKVHNITTVDGKIYRIILPTDKYIAGEYNFTIQSKQTPIYNPSNATRTFKIKNRTATITINTNTPKVEGELTANITIRDETGLVNRGKIIVLVNGTQISEPISIDNGKTSIEYTLPSTIKAGKSDITVQYIDKYTNYAETTKAFNVEKYDINAEIKDITIKTLQNTTINTQVVDTQGNIITQDMDVEVFLGNVSVLNTTTRDSKLDITIPTDKYLAGKYDLTFKFKGNEKYNPLDKTVKLTIENRDAIVNIITNTPKTLEELEITVNVNENTTPLNGGYVVLLINSKTLKDTNNKTIKLPVENGVVKYNYKLLGLYKAGMHNITAKYINKYYNTAINTTKFNVLLTDITGELNPITAKTLEKITVNIPIVDENGNKLIKDTKVVVKLNGKTYQKMEIKDGQLAFNISSERFRADKTYTLKIILGKNSIYNNLSLNTTINMQIRKVNIEIEPIVDIHTTQLIPVNALIKDMEGNPIDGRVLFKINGKTQLDENLKPVFFEVRNGVVDATYKLPVTINRNYKIELVHSAIGYERSAASITFKAQKTDLADPTIKPITITKGSNTTITTLLEDIYGQKIARTSKISIKVDGKTQLSGVEITSGLINKTIDTQTLKSGNHKITLVIGENTVYNKKVVEVPLTVE encoded by the coding sequence GCAGAAGTATCACAAAAAGACATTGTGCAAAATAAGACACAAAAAGAAAATATAAAAGAAACAACAAAAACCCAGAAAAATGCTAAAGAAAATACAATAAAACAAACACAGAAAAATTCTAAACTAAACACCATAAAAGAAACAAAACAAGATACAATAAAAGAAACAACAGTAAATAACTACCAAGAATTATATAATAAAATCGAAGATATTAAGGCAAACTCAACAAATCTTGAGGAAGTAATCAACCTAAATCCTGGAGACTATAAAATAACCGAGACAATAGTATGGGGAAATGCCGCTCATACAAAAAAACTAACAATCAATGGAAACAACCAGACAATAAATGGACAAGACAAGTACAGATTCTTACATATACTAAAAGGAAGCACATTATATCTTAACAATATAACAATAGATCACTGCTTCATAAATCGTTCAACATCAACTAATGGTGGAGGAGCAATATATAATGAAGGTGAAACCACAATAAATAACACAATTATAAAAAATACTTGTTCATCAAAAAGTACAGAATCCTTTAGTGGTGGAGCAATAAGAAACGATGCAAATCTAACAATAATCAACTCAAAAATAGACAATTGTCATGCACTAAATGGAAGTGGAGGAGCAATATATAGTAGTGGATACTATGAAAGTGATCAATATATTGAATCAAAGCTCATAATTGAAAATTCAACAATAAACAACTGTACAACAGCACCAAATGGTGCAGGTGGAGCAATATATAGTAGTGGATATGCAGTTATTGAAAATTCAAACTTCACAAATAACTGGGCTCGTAACGGAGGAGCATTATATATTATCAATGAAACTATAAAAGCACCTAATGGAAATTACATTATTCGAAATTCAAACTTCATAAATAATACGGCAAACTGGGCAGGAGCAATATTTAACTACCGAGAATCAAATGTAACAATAACTTCATCAAACTTCACAGGAAACAAAGCATCTGATATAGCAGGAGCAATTTTTGGTCATATGTTAGTTACAAATACAACAATTATAAACTCAACATTCACAAATAACACAGCATTAAATGGTTATGGTGGAGCTGTTAAAAATGATAATAATATGACAATAATTAACTCAACCTTCATAAATAACTCAGCATTAAATGGTTCAGGTGGAGCTATTGACTCTGAGCATAACATGACAATAATTAACTCAATATTTAAAAATAACAGAGCAAAAAAAGCTGGTGCAATTGTAATTTATGGTGAAAATATGAATATGACTGGTTTAATTATTGAAAATAACAATGCAACTAGCCGTGAAGGAGCAATATTTACAGGTATGTCTTGTAATATTACAATTAACAACTCAACAATTATAAATAATTATGATATGAATGGAACATCAGTATATCTATATACAAATTCAGCAAGTAACATAACAATATCAAATACAACAATCAATAATACATATAAAGCAAATGCATCAGAGCCTGTAAATATAACATCACCTATACAAATGGAAAATCTTGATATAAAAGAAGTTAGATTTACACTTGAAGATAAAACAATTACAACAACAAAAGATAAAAAAACAAACATGGTAATGATAAACTATACATTCTACAATGTAGGTATAATTCCTGCAAATGTTAAGTTTAGTTCACTTTTTACCCAGAATAATGACTTTAATGCTATAATGGATGTAAGTCCTGTTGATACACAAATAAAAATATACTCCTATAACACTACAATAAAAACACTAAATAACTTTACAATAATTGATGCTACAATAAAAACAATAAACAATAAAAATATTGTGGGTGAGATACCTGTTGACTTCCTTATTAATGGAGTAAAAGTACATAATATAACAACAGTTGATGGTAAAATCTACAGAATAATACTACCTACAGATAAATACATTGCAGGTGAATATAACTTCACAATACAATCAAAACAGACACCAATATATAATCCATCAAATGCAACAAGAACATTTAAAATAAAAAATAGAACAGCAACAATCACAATAAATACAAACACACCAAAAGTAGAAGGAGAACTTACAGCAAACATAACAATACGTGATGAGACAGGTCTTGTAAATCGTGGAAAAATAATAGTACTTGTAAATGGAACACAGATCTCAGAGCCAATAAGTATAGATAATGGAAAAACATCAATAGAATACACACTTCCATCAACAATAAAAGCAGGAAAATCAGACATTACTGTTCAATATATTGATAAATATACAAACTATGCAGAAACAACAAAAGCATTCAATGTAGAAAAATATGACATTAATGCTGAAATTAAAGATATTACAATAAAAACACTACAAAATACAACAATAAACACACAAGTAGTAGACACTCAGGGAAATATAATAACACAAGATATGGACGTTGAAGTATTCCTAGGTAATGTGTCTGTTTTAAATACAACAACAAGAGACTCAAAACTTGATATTACAATTCCAACAGACAAATACCTTGCAGGAAAATATGATCTAACATTTAAATTTAAAGGAAATGAAAAATATAATCCTCTTGATAAAACAGTAAAACTCACAATAGAAAATCGTGATGCAATAGTAAACATCATAACAAACACTCCAAAAACACTAGAAGAACTTGAAATAACAGTAAATGTTAATGAAAATACAACACCACTAAATGGTGGATATGTGGTTTTATTAATCAATTCAAAAACACTAAAAGATACAAATAATAAAACAATAAAACTCCCTGTTGAAAATGGAGTAGTAAAATATAATTATAAATTACTCGGCTTATACAAAGCAGGAATGCATAATATCACAGCAAAATACATCAATAAATACTACAACACTGCAATAAATACAACTAAATTCAACGTACTTCTAACAGACATTACAGGAGAACTTAATCCAATAACAGCTAAAACACTCGAAAAAATAACAGTAAACATTCCAATAGTTGATGAAAATGGTAACAAATTAATTAAAGATACAAAAGTTGTAGTGAAACTTAATGGAAAAACCTACCAGAAAATGGAAATTAAAGATGGACAACTAGCATTTAACATATCATCAGAGAGATTCAGAGCAGATAAAACATACACACTAAAAATAATCCTTGGTAAAAACTCCATATACAATAACCTATCACTAAATACAACAATAAACATGCAAATACGTAAAGTAAACATTGAAATTGAACCAATAGTTGACATACACACAACACAACTAATACCAGTAAATGCACTAATAAAAGACATGGAAGGCAATCCTATAGATGGACGTGTTCTCTTTAAAATTAATGGAAAAACACAACTTGATGAAAACTTAAAACCAGTATTTTTCGAAGTAAGAAATGGAGTAGTTGATGCAACATATAAACTACCTGTAACAATAAATCGAAACTACAAAATAGAACTAGTACACTCAGCAATTGGATATGAAAGATCAGCAGCAAGCATAACATTTAAAGCACAAAAAACAGATCTTGCAGATCCAACAATAAAACCAATAACAATAACAAAAGGATCAAATACAACAATCACTACACTACTTGAAGATATTTATGGACAAAAAATAGCAAGAACATCAAAAATATCAATAAAAGTCGATGGAAAAACACAACTAAGTGGAGTAGAAATTACATCAGGACTCATCAATAAAACAATTGATACACAAACACTAAAATCTGGAAATCATAAAATAACACTAGTAATAGGAGAAAATACAGTCTATAATAAGAAAGTTGTGGAAGTACCACTCACTGTTGAATAA